In a single window of the Anaerocolumna cellulosilytica genome:
- a CDS encoding ABC transporter permease: MIYLIYGKLILRNAKRSVKDYLIYIVTLTLCVTMFYSFLSISSSYYHPDIGSQYELNMLSDGMKGAICGVTLLLLFLIKYVNNYMIGRKQKEFAIQTVMGMERKTTAALFFAETMLMGFAALGLGIVLGTFCSQFITAMLLSAYGQPFQLTWTLYPDTVFLTVLFFTLSYAFIGLLNVRTIQKIKVIDMLYADKTNEPDFKKSKWMPVIALLFGILSVIMLMSGISYKRHYFDARLPFPVHLMFWSNILLPGLCLAGLTLWILLRRKLKFSKLVIFLSVMALAFLISSASVPVMRMKYFLTLPAEANNTYMLFLLASLIFIVCSIFYLTSGVITAWKEKSNYHKYKEENLFFFGQILSKLKTTTKTMTLICLTLALSIGMFLMEPALSGWVSGYLESRSAFDVQISSTYRRAYDVKELPDTDYGFVTAYLAEHEIQIEDECTFSMYLPKAEEFHQRVKWEFPILAISLSDYNHLLIMRGIAPIELKDYQFALQWRSLSSEDERNEVVESHSVLETDAGHLTIDSEQSYEAPLGEAIYNAYTDVIYVFPDTVCEQLMAVDRIRFINTAEPIPYDAAIGLQKEFEQQFPEQIDEGISFSLRTRTEQVNSTTAGNFILQASMTYGAIVLLIICFTILALQQLLDATHYPYRFGVLRKLGVEETHINRLVLKQLGVWFGLPISVAVIVASVFGGYFFNTISSQISAYIGIKALTLQIVSIAAILLLLLACYFISTRILFNRAIRKEG, translated from the coding sequence GTGATTTATCTGATATACGGTAAACTTATTCTTCGCAACGCAAAACGGTCTGTTAAAGATTATCTTATTTATATTGTCACACTGACCCTTTGCGTAACCATGTTTTATTCCTTTTTATCCATCTCCAGCAGCTATTACCATCCGGATATCGGAAGCCAGTACGAGTTAAATATGCTGAGCGATGGAATGAAAGGCGCAATTTGTGGAGTTACCCTTTTGCTCCTGTTTTTAATTAAATATGTAAACAACTACATGATAGGGCGCAAGCAAAAGGAATTTGCGATTCAAACGGTGATGGGCATGGAGCGGAAAACAACAGCTGCATTATTCTTTGCAGAAACCATGCTAATGGGATTCGCAGCGTTAGGACTTGGTATTGTACTTGGAACATTCTGCTCACAGTTTATTACGGCTATGCTCTTATCTGCTTACGGACAACCCTTTCAGCTGACCTGGACGTTATATCCGGATACGGTATTTCTTACTGTCCTGTTTTTTACATTGAGCTATGCCTTTATTGGCCTGCTTAATGTCCGCACGATACAAAAAATTAAAGTGATTGATATGCTTTATGCGGACAAAACAAACGAACCTGATTTTAAAAAAAGTAAATGGATGCCGGTGATTGCTTTATTGTTTGGCATACTGTCTGTGATCATGCTGATGTCGGGAATTTCATATAAACGCCATTATTTTGATGCCCGATTGCCATTTCCGGTACACTTGATGTTTTGGAGCAATATTCTGTTGCCCGGACTCTGTCTGGCAGGGCTTACACTTTGGATTCTCCTGCGGAGAAAGCTGAAATTCTCAAAACTTGTAATTTTTCTATCTGTGATGGCACTGGCTTTCTTAATATCCTCCGCCAGCGTTCCTGTTATGCGAATGAAATATTTTTTAACTTTACCCGCAGAAGCCAACAACACCTATATGCTCTTTCTTTTAGCAAGCTTAATTTTTATCGTATGTAGTATTTTTTATTTGACAAGCGGGGTGATTACCGCTTGGAAAGAAAAATCAAATTACCATAAATACAAAGAAGAAAATCTTTTCTTTTTTGGTCAGATACTTTCAAAATTAAAGACAACCACAAAAACCATGACATTAATCTGCCTTACGCTCGCACTTTCTATAGGTATGTTTTTGATGGAACCGGCATTAAGCGGCTGGGTTTCCGGTTATTTAGAAAGCCGTTCTGCATTTGATGTCCAAATTTCATCCACTTATCGGAGGGCTTACGATGTTAAGGAACTTCCTGATACGGATTACGGCTTTGTTACAGCGTATCTGGCGGAGCATGAGATACAGATTGAAGATGAATGTACCTTCAGTATGTACCTTCCCAAGGCAGAAGAATTTCATCAGCGGGTAAAATGGGAGTTCCCCATACTGGCAATTTCGTTGTCAGATTATAATCATTTGCTTATTATGCGTGGGATAGCTCCGATTGAACTAAAGGACTACCAATTTGCCTTGCAATGGCGTTCCCTTTCCTCAGAGGATGAACGGAATGAAGTGGTAGAATCCCATTCTGTTTTGGAAACGGATGCCGGACACCTAACAATTGATTCCGAACAATCCTACGAGGCACCTTTGGGTGAGGCAATTTATAATGCCTATACGGATGTTATTTATGTTTTCCCGGATACTGTCTGCGAACAGCTCATGGCCGTTGACCGCATCCGCTTCATCAATACGGCAGAGCCTATACCTTACGATGCTGCAATCGGACTGCAAAAGGAATTTGAGCAGCAGTTCCCGGAGCAAATTGATGAGGGAATCAGTTTCTCTCTCCGCACTCGTACAGAACAGGTCAACAGTACCACGGCAGGCAATTTTATTTTACAAGCCAGCATGACCTATGGTGCAATTGTATTATTGATTATTTGCTTTACCATTTTGGCGTTGCAGCAGCTTTTGGACGCTACTCATTACCCATACCGTTTCGGTGTTCTCCGTAAACTCGGTGTAGAGGAAACCCATATTAACCGGCTTGTGTTAAAGCAGTTGGGTGTTTGGTTTGGGCTGCCGATTAGTGTGGCCGTGATTGTTGCTTCAGTATTTGGCGGATACTTCTTCAATACAATTTCTTCTCAAATTTCAGCGTATATTGGCATTAAGGCACTGACCTTGCAGATTGTATCCATTGCTGCGATCCTTTTATTGCTACTTGCTTGTTACTTTATCAGTACACGAATCTTATTTAACAGAGCCATACGAAAGGAGGGGTAG
- a CDS encoding type II toxin-antitoxin system PemK/MazF family toxin, with protein MRIYKGDMFYADLTPVVGCEQGGIRPVLIIQNDIGNRYSPTVIVAAITSRTEKGHLPTHIRLCSQQYGLRQNSLVLLEQVRTIDRSRLHEYIGHLNDSQMQQVNEALAVSFGLDAPLQEPQMSLSL; from the coding sequence ATGCGTATTTATAAAGGCGATATGTTCTACGCCGATTTAACGCCGGTTGTGGGCTGTGAGCAGGGAGGCATCAGGCCGGTGCTAATTATCCAAAACGACATTGGAAACCGTTACAGCCCCACCGTTATTGTGGCCGCCATCACCAGCCGCACTGAAAAAGGTCATCTGCCTACCCACATCCGGCTGTGCAGCCAGCAGTATGGCCTGCGGCAGAATTCTCTTGTGCTTTTAGAGCAGGTACGAACCATTGACCGTTCCCGTCTGCATGAGTACATAGGCCATTTGAATGATTCACAGATGCAGCAGGTCAATGAAGCCTTGGCCGTGAGCTTCGGTCTGGATGCCCCGTTGCAGGAACCTCAAATGAGCCTGAGCTTGTGA
- a CDS encoding HAMP domain-containing sensor histidine kinase: MEWLKNRSLKQSFFLISSLFLCVGLLLSAVSFMACVELRSKVESYTQYEISVNENGGITSSYHNGTAEENNRNTNYLLFDILQFALPVFFVVVSLVLADITFYRIKLKKPLVILQNSAERIRKQDLDFTVEKLSNDELGELCSAFETMRIELKSNNQELWRQMEERKRLNAAFSHDLRNPVTVLKGCAKLLQKNCVAEKADSFNIKESLSLITQYTARIETYVEAMSTAQKLEDWNYAPQVTRWSVLLKELEQSISFLGNYEKAEIKFTSSGDDTEVSVDKSIIQNVTENLVSNALRYAKTTIQINLSYDTEKLTVCVLDDGTGFSPVLLRKGIRPFLRDDNRDEQEHFGMGLYVCSLLCKKHGGNLKIENTPNGAKVTARFLILQS, translated from the coding sequence ATGGAATGGTTGAAAAACAGAAGTTTGAAACAGTCTTTTTTTCTAATCAGCTCACTCTTTCTTTGTGTCGGATTGTTATTATCAGCCGTATCTTTTATGGCATGTGTAGAACTTCGGAGCAAGGTAGAGTCATATACTCAATATGAAATTTCCGTAAATGAAAATGGTGGGATCACTTCTTCCTATCATAACGGAACAGCGGAAGAAAATAATCGGAATACAAATTATTTGTTGTTCGATATTTTGCAATTTGCTCTGCCGGTTTTCTTTGTAGTAGTATCATTGGTATTGGCTGATATTACCTTCTATCGCATTAAGTTAAAAAAGCCCCTTGTTATTTTACAAAACAGTGCCGAGAGGATACGAAAACAAGATTTGGATTTTACTGTAGAAAAATTGTCAAACGATGAGTTGGGGGAACTTTGCTCTGCATTTGAAACAATGCGCATAGAGCTTAAATCAAATAACCAAGAGCTTTGGAGGCAAATGGAAGAACGAAAAAGACTAAATGCTGCATTCTCCCATGATTTAAGAAATCCTGTAACAGTTTTAAAAGGATGTGCAAAATTATTACAAAAGAATTGTGTAGCGGAGAAAGCGGACTCTTTTAATATAAAAGAATCCCTCTCGCTGATTACTCAATACACTGCCCGAATAGAAACCTATGTAGAAGCAATGTCCACCGCTCAAAAATTAGAGGATTGGAACTATGCTCCGCAAGTTACACGCTGGTCGGTGCTTTTAAAAGAATTAGAACAGAGTATATCCTTTCTTGGCAATTATGAAAAAGCAGAAATAAAGTTTACTTCCAGCGGAGATGATACTGAAGTATCTGTTGATAAGTCCATCATTCAAAATGTGACAGAAAATCTTGTCAGCAATGCTTTAAGATATGCGAAAACAACAATCCAAATAAACCTGTCCTATGATACTGAAAAGCTCACTGTATGTGTGTTGGATGATGGAACGGGTTTTTCACCTGTGCTTCTTCGAAAAGGAATTCGCCCCTTTTTAAGAGATGATAACCGGGACGAGCAGGAGCATTTCGGAATGGGTCTTTATGTATGCTCTCTACTTTGCAAAAAGCATGGAGGAAATCTTAAAATAGAAAATACACCAAACGGTGCAAAAGTGACTGCTCGGTTTTTGATTTTACAATCTTGA
- a CDS encoding FtsX-like permease family protein, translating into MKSYHTLAWKELWAQKVTSVLILIAIVLSTMMTTVIGQSIGILSAMQQSQAINLNGNRYATLHQMTEEQASKLLADSRLSYTGSYISIGRADIKNSKISVLLREYIGNALSAYPSDSQLESGKLPEKAEEIALPQNVLDMLDFQGEIGDTISLNLSISLLRDIEAGYEYTHNFILTGILKSNYVGYVSGTVMGIVGTGTAEKVLPDKYMLYSVDIRTAQKKSFQSTINDLASQYDIPEYCIQYNDTMLSAVGIEYESGATAETGSGFSYMTLAGVLIGALVLLAAGLVVYNILKIAVIKRVKEYGVLRAIGAEKGKLYLLVSLQLAILCGIGIPIGILLGLLSAQGVTTAVSGFFNPEIFLVSSEAELAAMIAQNAGSKILPLLVSVGITIIFALVSAMPAAGYAAKVSPTTAMLGQTTTVKRRNRKTKHIRNFEAFYARMNMKRNRGRTAVTILSLIMSITVFVALQSFSGLLDVSEDVQKMHLGDYSMTSQTIGFSPEELAELKNVSGIQAVSTLKYSLYQQDENGELNDIETSITPQPGETMQMIGIDDVRLKGLVPTLSESDLQALTDGTACFIQNPISIFSGGTEAKNTVLSVGDTVVVNDTSLRVLGLLDAPITLENEGFINGIQVVVSDTVYDKITQRTGYTELYPTLTQDADRSFVEQAVQALCSKNGGTWLSYANTDQQLKESYEQIRLLAWGLILFVGLIGILNIINTVYTNIHTRVTEIGVQRAIGMSARSLYKTFLWEGAYYGIIASLIGAVAGYICTIFVGSAGTDTLQLVSIPFLSIAEAAGISILACLIATYLPLKKIAKMNIVESIETVE; encoded by the coding sequence ATGAAATCCTACCATACCCTTGCATGGAAAGAACTATGGGCGCAAAAGGTCACCTCTGTCCTCATTTTAATTGCAATAGTTCTTTCCACCATGATGACAACTGTAATCGGGCAATCAATCGGTATTTTGAGTGCTATGCAGCAAAGCCAAGCAATCAATTTGAATGGAAACCGATATGCAACCTTGCACCAAATGACCGAAGAACAAGCAAGTAAATTATTAGCAGATTCAAGACTTTCTTATACAGGTAGTTATATTTCCATTGGAAGGGCAGATATAAAAAACAGCAAAATATCTGTTTTGCTTAGAGAATATATAGGAAACGCCCTTTCTGCTTATCCATCGGATTCACAGCTTGAGAGCGGAAAACTTCCTGAAAAAGCAGAAGAAATTGCCTTACCCCAAAATGTGCTGGACATGCTTGATTTTCAAGGTGAAATTGGCGATACCATCTCCCTTAATCTTAGTATTTCTCTCTTGCGAGATATCGAAGCTGGCTATGAGTATACCCACAATTTCATTCTGACAGGAATACTAAAATCAAATTATGTTGGATACGTAAGCGGCACTGTCATGGGCATTGTCGGTACAGGTACAGCAGAAAAAGTGTTGCCCGATAAGTATATGTTGTACTCTGTTGATATCCGTACCGCCCAGAAAAAATCGTTTCAAAGTACAATAAATGATTTGGCTTCTCAATATGACATACCGGAATACTGCATTCAATATAACGACACGATGCTTTCTGCGGTTGGAATTGAGTATGAATCAGGAGCAACAGCTGAAACTGGATCAGGATTTTCTTATATGACTTTGGCGGGGGTTCTAATTGGTGCTCTGGTTCTGCTTGCAGCAGGGCTGGTGGTCTACAATATTCTAAAAATTGCAGTGATAAAACGAGTCAAAGAGTATGGTGTCTTAAGGGCAATTGGTGCTGAGAAAGGAAAGCTGTATCTTCTCGTTTCCTTGCAGCTTGCCATTTTATGCGGCATTGGTATTCCGATCGGAATTTTGCTCGGACTACTATCCGCTCAGGGTGTGACGACAGCTGTAAGTGGCTTTTTCAATCCTGAAATATTTTTAGTAAGCTCTGAAGCAGAACTTGCAGCCATGATTGCTCAAAATGCAGGAAGCAAAATCCTCCCGCTGTTAGTCAGCGTAGGAATCACAATTATATTTGCACTCGTTTCTGCAATGCCTGCTGCCGGATATGCAGCAAAAGTATCACCAACAACTGCAATGTTGGGGCAAACAACCACCGTCAAACGGCGAAACAGAAAAACAAAACATATTCGCAATTTCGAAGCTTTTTATGCGCGAATGAATATGAAGCGAAACCGAGGTAGAACAGCAGTTACCATTCTGTCTCTGATTATGAGCATTACAGTATTCGTAGCACTGCAGAGTTTTTCAGGACTATTGGATGTTTCAGAAGATGTTCAGAAAATGCACCTTGGGGATTATTCCATGACCAGCCAAACCATTGGATTCTCTCCAGAAGAACTGGCAGAATTAAAAAATGTTTCGGGTATACAGGCTGTATCCACTTTAAAATACAGCCTGTATCAGCAGGATGAAAATGGAGAATTGAATGACATAGAAACCTCTATCACGCCACAGCCGGGCGAAACGATGCAGATGATCGGCATTGATGACGTAAGATTGAAAGGTTTAGTTCCTACACTTTCTGAATCAGATTTGCAAGCATTAACGGATGGTACAGCATGTTTCATTCAAAATCCTATCTCCATTTTCTCTGGTGGGACAGAAGCAAAGAATACTGTCCTGTCGGTAGGCGATACTGTTGTCGTAAATGACACTTCTTTAAGGGTGCTTGGATTGTTGGATGCTCCTATTACCCTTGAAAATGAGGGGTTTATCAATGGCATTCAGGTTGTAGTATCTGATACTGTTTACGATAAGATTACACAAAGAACTGGTTACACAGAGCTTTATCCAACACTTACACAGGACGCAGATCGTTCTTTTGTAGAACAGGCAGTACAAGCGCTTTGCAGTAAAAACGGCGGGACATGGCTTTCTTATGCAAATACAGATCAACAGCTTAAGGAAAGTTATGAACAAATCAGATTGCTGGCGTGGGGATTGATTTTATTTGTTGGATTAATTGGTATTCTAAATATCATTAACACGGTGTATACAAACATCCATACACGTGTAACAGAAATCGGAGTTCAACGAGCTATTGGCATGAGTGCAAGAAGCCTTTATAAAACTTTTCTTTGGGAGGGAGCATATTACGGAATCATAGCTTCCTTAATCGGAGCTGTTGCAGGATATATTTGTACGATTTTTGTAGGCTCTGCTGGTACGGATACATTACAGCTTGTGTCTATCCCGTTTCTTTCCATTGCAGAAGCGGCAGGCATTTCAATTCTGGCCTGTTTAATAGCAACTTATCTCCCATTAAAGAAGATTGCTAAAATGAATATCGTGGAATCAATAGAAACAGTTGAATAG
- a CDS encoding sigma factor-like helix-turn-helix DNA-binding protein, whose protein sequence is MSGNKKYTIVIKHQRVEVSEAVYHAYHKEREAERYQNKLIRQNELSLERFREDGVNIDYLIVRVQPDILDKLVHQEQLETLRIALQFLSEDERSLIAEIFFNEKSESQVAKSIGVNQSTISRRISKILFKLRKTIEI, encoded by the coding sequence ATGTCAGGGAACAAAAAATATACCATTGTCATAAAACACCAACGTGTAGAGGTCAGTGAGGCCGTCTATCATGCCTACCATAAAGAGCGGGAAGCGGAACGTTATCAGAATAAGCTGATCCGCCAGAATGAGCTATCATTGGAACGCTTCCGAGAGGACGGTGTCAACATTGATTACCTCATTGTCCGTGTTCAGCCGGATATCTTGGACAAGCTCGTTCATCAGGAGCAGTTGGAAACACTGCGGATTGCTCTTCAATTCTTATCGGAGGATGAACGTTCTCTCATTGCTGAAATATTCTTCAATGAGAAAAGCGAGTCACAAGTTGCAAAAAGCATTGGTGTTAACCAATCTACCATTAGCCGCAGGATTTCCAAAATTCTATTTAAACTGAGAAAAACAATAGAGATATAG
- a CDS encoding FtsX-like permease family protein: MYIKLALRNVKRSAGDYLIYILTLILSVGLFYGFLSITSPFYNNRLPIQMNLEYFSEKMKIIIPVIALLLVFLISYVNRYMMKRKKKEFALQTIIGMEQRTVATLFFIEMLTMGLVAVCLGVVLGVLLSQIVSAIIMSSFGEVFKPYFSVYPDTILWTLLFFTTLFLIIGIGNVRIIRKQKIIDMLHDSHKTESASTLKDMLLSPLAVSCAVDIGILLLCSHKIVPFWNQLSEQARWITGASIISTAAFMLCVFVFLYVTGKMKKDGSLGAILLSAISLVTGILQLQLQGLIDEMLRSGLISGAFYTFVPPVLALGMIIFSLIAFFSCLSWLLVLMKRKSKNFNYQNLFLLGQIISKLKTNSKTMAVLSCAFLFSLVLLGWLPTYTAQVDGYLKARSLYDVQIFSAYTQVDNINQLPQAAIDSSYINQYLLDGGYKTSGSAAVETYFLNDSDFDIRIQKDMPVLGIALSDYNALLQLSGHEEISLSENGFAIAWDHKALPKEIEAFNQQHPQIEAGETMLTKVQGADYQINVGMGIFTSSMKAVYILPDSVCKNLTLATIYYAANTTEPLSYEFAVKMDEEISPWLNNSGMVPQNSGYVRLKTLQLNEGISNSLMLRLGGAYTGLVLIVISLTILALQQLTDASEHKARFKVMEKIGVDKIQIKKLIWQQMSVWFGVPIVVALCGAGAIFIYLLKVNYGDYIPYITVNHVLMNVFSIYGVFLFIFVCYLTVTYTLFKRNIAENE; this comes from the coding sequence ATGTATATAAAACTGGCCTTACGCAATGTTAAGCGTTCTGCAGGGGATTATCTGATTTATATCCTTACCTTGATTTTATCGGTGGGACTGTTTTATGGATTTTTATCCATCACAAGTCCTTTCTATAACAACAGGCTGCCAATTCAGATGAATCTGGAATACTTTTCAGAAAAAATGAAAATCATCATCCCGGTTATTGCGTTGCTTCTTGTCTTTCTTATTTCCTATGTTAATCGCTACATGATGAAACGCAAGAAAAAAGAATTTGCACTGCAAACCATTATAGGGATGGAACAGCGGACAGTAGCAACTCTCTTTTTTATAGAAATGCTTACGATGGGGCTTGTAGCGGTCTGCTTGGGTGTTGTACTGGGCGTGCTTTTATCTCAAATTGTAAGTGCAATTATTATGAGTAGCTTTGGGGAAGTATTTAAGCCGTATTTTTCTGTTTACCCTGACACGATTCTCTGGACTTTATTGTTTTTTACCACGTTGTTTCTGATCATTGGCATCGGTAATGTGCGGATTATACGCAAACAGAAAATTATAGATATGCTGCATGACAGCCATAAAACTGAAAGTGCTTCTACACTAAAGGATATGCTTCTTTCCCCTTTGGCTGTGAGTTGTGCGGTGGATATTGGCATTCTGCTTCTTTGCAGCCATAAAATCGTACCATTTTGGAATCAGCTAAGTGAACAAGCAAGATGGATAACAGGAGCCAGTATCATCAGTACAGCCGCCTTCATGCTTTGTGTATTTGTATTTCTTTATGTTACAGGAAAGATGAAAAAAGACGGCAGCTTAGGAGCAATTCTGCTGTCTGCGATTTCTCTGGTTACGGGGATATTGCAATTACAGCTTCAGGGGCTCATTGATGAAATGCTGCGGAGCGGACTCATCAGCGGAGCTTTTTATACCTTTGTTCCTCCTGTACTGGCGCTTGGCATGATCATATTTAGCCTAATTGCATTTTTCAGCTGCCTCTCATGGTTGCTGGTTTTAATGAAAAGAAAATCAAAGAATTTCAATTATCAGAATTTATTTTTACTCGGGCAAATCATTTCAAAGCTAAAAACCAATTCCAAAACAATGGCAGTTCTATCTTGCGCTTTCCTGTTCTCCTTGGTTTTGCTTGGATGGCTGCCTACCTATACCGCACAGGTGGACGGATATTTGAAAGCACGTTCCCTCTATGATGTTCAAATTTTCTCAGCTTATACACAAGTTGACAATATCAATCAATTACCCCAAGCTGCCATTGACAGCTCCTATATAAATCAATATTTATTGGACGGAGGCTACAAAACAAGCGGGAGTGCAGCAGTAGAAACCTACTTTTTGAACGACAGTGATTTCGATATCCGAATTCAAAAGGATATGCCTGTTCTTGGTATTGCTTTGAGTGATTACAATGCTCTTCTTCAACTATCCGGACACGAAGAGATCTCTTTGTCTGAAAATGGTTTTGCCATAGCGTGGGATCATAAGGCTTTACCCAAAGAAATAGAGGCATTCAATCAGCAGCATCCACAAATAGAGGCAGGGGAAACCATGCTCACTAAGGTTCAAGGAGCAGATTATCAAATAAATGTTGGTATGGGAATCTTTACAAGCAGTATGAAAGCAGTATATATCCTTCCGGATTCTGTATGTAAAAACCTCACCCTTGCAACCATCTACTACGCCGCCAATACGACTGAGCCGCTTTCATACGAGTTTGCCGTCAAAATGGACGAGGAGATCAGTCCGTGGTTGAACAACAGCGGGATGGTTCCCCAAAACAGCGGATATGTCAGGCTAAAAACCTTACAGCTCAACGAGGGAATATCCAACTCACTGATGCTTCGGCTGGGAGGTGCTTATACAGGCTTAGTCTTGATTGTAATATCCCTTACAATATTAGCTTTGCAACAGCTTACAGATGCCTCTGAACACAAAGCGAGATTTAAAGTGATGGAAAAAATCGGCGTTGACAAAATCCAAATCAAGAAGCTGATATGGCAGCAAATGTCTGTATGGTTCGGTGTCCCGATTGTTGTGGCTTTATGTGGTGCCGGAGCAATTTTTATATATTTGTTGAAAGTGAATTATGGGGATTACATCCCTTATATAACGGTAAATCACGTACTCATGAATGTATTCAGCATATATGGCGTTTTCCTTTTCATATTTGTCTGCTACTTAACCGTTACCTATACTTTATTTAAGAGGAATATAGCAGAAAATGAGTAG
- a CDS encoding ABC transporter ATP-binding protein codes for MIIEAKEISKIYGSDENKVVALNKVNLAIASSDFMSIMGPSGSGKSTLLHILSGLDKPTSGNLFYDGKEIYSFSDKELSVFRRQKIGFIFQQFNLLPVLTAKENIIMPLLLDKKQPNETYLKRLTDLLGISDRLTHLPHELSGGQQQRVAIARALIAEPDIIFADEPTGNLDSKSGSEVMEMLKNIQHKMGKTLVIITHDNRIATMADRQFVIVDGVLSEVTAK; via the coding sequence ATGATAATTGAAGCCAAAGAAATTTCAAAGATTTATGGCAGCGACGAAAACAAAGTTGTTGCTTTAAACAAGGTGAACTTAGCAATTGCATCCAGTGATTTTATGTCGATTATGGGGCCATCGGGCAGCGGAAAAAGCACATTGCTGCATATTCTCTCGGGACTGGATAAACCCACATCCGGCAACCTTTTCTACGACGGAAAAGAAATTTACAGCTTCAGTGATAAGGAGCTGTCAGTTTTTCGCAGACAAAAAATTGGTTTTATCTTTCAGCAATTTAATCTGCTTCCTGTTTTGACAGCAAAAGAAAATATTATCATGCCGCTGCTGCTTGACAAGAAACAGCCTAATGAAACATATCTAAAACGGCTTACGGATTTACTTGGTATCAGTGATCGGTTAACCCATTTACCACATGAGTTGTCAGGTGGTCAGCAACAACGTGTGGCTATTGCCCGTGCTCTGATTGCTGAGCCAGATATTATTTTTGCCGATGAACCAACCGGAAATCTTGACAGTAAAAGCGGCAGCGAAGTAATGGAAATGCTCAAAAACATACAGCACAAAATGGGAAAGACACTTGTTATTATTACCCACGATAACCGTATAGCTACAATGGCAGACAGGCAGTTTGTCATTGTGGATGGTGTACTTTCGGAGGTGACGGCAAAATGA
- a CDS encoding sigma-70 family RNA polymerase sigma factor — protein sequence MSENKKYTIIVKRQRVEVSEAVYHSYHKEREAERYQNKMIRQNELSLERFREDGVNIDYLIVRVQPDIVDRLIHQEQLEALWSALQSLSEDERSLIDELFFNDKSERMLAGELGIATMTLHDRKHRILRKLKKLLEN from the coding sequence ATGTCAGAGAATAAAAAATATACCATTATTGTAAAACGGCAGCGTGTAGAGGTCAGCGAGGCTGTCTACCATTCCTACCATAAAGAGCGGGAAGCAGAGCGCTATCAGAATAAGATGATCCGCCAGAACGAGCTATCGCTGGAGCGGTTTCGTGAGGACGGTGTCAATATTGATTACCTCATCGTCCGTGTTCAGCCGGATATCGTGGACAGACTCATTCATCAGGAGCAGCTGGAAGCTCTGTGGAGTGCGCTCCAATCCTTATCGGAGGACGAACGTTCTCTCATTGATGAACTATTTTTCAATGATAAAAGCGAGCGAATGTTGGCTGGGGAGCTTGGAATAGCTACCATGACACTCCACGACCGTAAACATCGTATTCTCAGAAAACTGAAAAAACTTCTTGAGAATTAA
- a CDS encoding response regulator transcription factor: MSKKILLVDDEKGIVTMMKYYFEMSGYSVYTACSGNEALQKVAHNPDIILLDINMPDIDGLTVCQHIREHISCPILFLTARIATSDKINGFRAGADDYIVKPFDLDELGARVAAHLRRENRRQEQSVVRFFGDMVIDYSKRQVTIKESIISLSKKEFDIVELLSMNAGQVFDRERIYDLVWGLDGDGNSGTIMEHIRKTRAKFATLSLHSYIETVWGVGYKWNG; the protein is encoded by the coding sequence ATGAGTAAAAAAATATTATTAGTAGACGATGAAAAAGGCATTGTCACGATGATGAAATATTATTTTGAAATGTCAGGTTATTCCGTTTATACTGCATGCAGCGGAAATGAAGCTTTGCAAAAAGTAGCGCATAATCCGGATATCATTTTGCTGGATATTAATATGCCTGATATAGACGGTCTTACTGTCTGCCAGCATATTCGAGAACATATTTCATGCCCTATTTTATTTCTGACTGCCCGGATTGCAACAAGCGACAAGATAAATGGTTTTCGGGCTGGTGCAGATGATTATATCGTAAAACCTTTTGACCTTGATGAATTAGGTGCAAGAGTAGCAGCACATTTAAGACGTGAGAACCGCAGGCAAGAACAGTCTGTGGTGAGGTTCTTTGGAGATATGGTGATAGACTATTCCAAACGGCAGGTTACTATAAAAGAATCTATTATTTCGCTCTCTAAAAAAGAGTTTGATATTGTTGAACTTTTATCTATGAATGCGGGACAGGTGTTTGACAGGGAACGGATATACGATTTGGTGTGGGGACTTGATGGAGATGGGAACAGTGGTACAATTATGGAACATATTCGTAAGACAAGAGCAAAGTTTGCCACACTGTCACTCCATAGCTATATTGAAACCGTATGGGGGGTAGGCTATAAATGGAATGGTTGA